One genomic region from Bactrocera tryoni isolate S06 chromosome 3, CSIRO_BtryS06_freeze2, whole genome shotgun sequence encodes:
- the LOC120772052 gene encoding uncharacterized protein LOC120772052, whose product MAESQIQEDVDIDEYSDVEDDENVLEEFSDGESSEEYIASEDKKSIAEGNISNIPVNFSKDKVIEWSTEPTATNNIRTRRKICIIRRQPGVTVYAVHRISNIKESFDLCFPQQIKKIIIEFTNIEGAKKIAEKYKPIDEMELDGFFGHSDRMRNYIDVQLQAYIGRMEKVSAVFGMKFMVGQYFAL is encoded by the exons ATGGCAGAAAGCCAAATACAGGAAGACGTGGACATTGATGAGTATAGTGACGTTGAGGACGATGAGAATGTATTAGAAGAATTCTCAGATGGCGAATCTTCTGAAGAGTACATTGCTAGTGAGGACAAAAAAAGCATTGCTGAGGGTAATATAAGTAACATTCCAGTGAACTTTTCAAAAGACAAGGTCATTGAGTGGTCAACAGAACCAACTGCAACCAATAACATTAGAACCAGAcggaaaatatgtataattcgACGACAACCCGGGGTTACAGTATATGCAGTTCATCGAATATCTAATATAAAAGAATCATTTGACCTGTGCTTTCcacagcaaataaaaaaaattattatagagTTCACCAACATCGAGGGCGCTAAAAAAATTGCAGAGAAATATAAACCAATTGATGAAATGGAATTAGATGGATTTTTTGGGCATTCTGATCGTATGAG aaACTACATAGACGTACAACTACAGGCGTATATCGGTCGCATGGAGAAAGTCTCCGCAGTCTTTGGGATGAAGTTCATGGTCGGTCAATATTTCGCGCTGTAA